A window of Daphnia pulicaria isolate SC F1-1A chromosome 10, SC_F0-13Bv2, whole genome shotgun sequence contains these coding sequences:
- the LOC124314052 gene encoding neuroligin-4, Y-linked-like isoform X2 codes for MPEKIQPSNKTVVATQFGPACPQPDMDRLKTSEDCLFVNVWVPELPVDLSVKTYPVIVFLEGEMFTQGNPGKYPAEDLAAEGLVVVSVHYRLGIFGFLSLETSETPGNLGLWDQHMALKWVQNNIGKFGGDPSRVTLMGHGSGAASVSMHMVSPTSKGLFERVIVMSGSLFAPWAISHYARDAAQAVAHLIGCRSHSVDEHLLDCLRERDVADILQAFTRHQKDLNTTELFGPVVDSFMPPESAFFGKNPQATLQKGDFDKKMRVMTGVAESEGAGMLSMIRNLARRSYDDLVHLFLTASIPRAVDFYGFRTAWQAVYRTIRYHYYDKVANKDKAGMLQQLLQFYSEAYYKAPHDHFVSGLVRNNVPTYIYRYAYATSDPFNNVLNTTGAPHGSELLYLFGPTVYRQEIGVGFSRQDEAVSDLMKRSWLEFASLGDPTPSQFGFKWEPSTRDELKNYEIREQLTRVPYPRHKVAFWNDYLPSLERLARGEEDVANPTNRPPFDSRFRGDPTQPYQSIMWVLIAAISVLLVAFILSLASMRRKTPLV; via the exons atGCCTGAAAAGATCCAACCATCGAATAAAACCGTCGTCGCCACCCAATTTGGGCCGGCGTGCCCACAGCCTGACATGGATCGATTGAAAACGTCCGAAGATTGTCTTTTTGTCAATGTTTGGGTTCCAGAA TTACCAGTAGACTTATCGGTCAAGACCTATCCGGTTATTGTGTTCCTGGAGGGTGAAATGTTCACTCAAGGTAATCCTGGCAAGTATCCTGCCGAGGATCTAGCCGCTGAAGGACTTGTCGTCGTCTCCGTTCACTATCGTTTGGGCATATTCG GATTTCTTTCATTGGAGACCTCGGAAACACCAGGCAACCTGGGCCTTTGGGATCAACATATGGCCCTCAAATGGGTTCAGAATAATATAGGCAAATTTGGAGGTGATCCGTCTCGTGTTACACTTATGGGTCATGGATCGGGAGCGGCTAGTGTGTCCATGCACATGGTTTCCCCAACCTCGAAAG GACTGTTTGAGCGAGTCATAGTCATGTCTGGATCGCTTTTTGCTCCGTGGGCTATTTCTCATTATGCGAGGGACGCTGCCCAAGCCGTGGCCCATTTGATTGGCTGTCGCTCTCACAGCGTCGATGAACACTTGCTCGATTGTCTCAGAGAGCGCGACGTCGCCGACATTCTTCAAGCCTTTACTCGTCACCAAAAGGATTTGAACACGACCGAATTGTTTGGACCCGTTGTTGACAGTTTCATGCCACCCGAATCAGCTTTCTTCGGCAAAAACCCTCAAGCTACTTTACAGAAAGGCGATTTTGATAAGAAGATGCGTGTAATGACTGGAGTGGCCGAAAGTGAAGGCGCCGGCATGCTGA gcaTGATTCGCAATCTGGCGCGGCGATCGTACGATGATCTtgtgcatttatttttaacggCTTCGATCCCGCGAGCTGTCGATTTTTACGGTTTCCGTACCGCTTGGCAGGCTGTCTACCGCACGATCCGCTATCACTACTACGACAAGGTGGCCAACAAAGATAAAGCAGGCATGTTGCAGCAGCTGCTCCAGTTCTATTCGGAGGCTTACTACAAGGCGCCTCACGATCATTTCGTCAGTGGTCTGGTCAGAAACAACGTCCCGACTTACATCTACCGTTACGCCTATGCCACTTCCGATCCGTTCAACAACGTTCTCAACACAACAG gAGCTCCCCACGGTTCTGAATTACTGTATCTGTTCGGCCCTACTGTTTACCGTCAGGAGATTGGCGTGGGTTTCAGTCGACAGGATGAAGCCGTCAGCGACTTGATGAAGCGTTCTTGGCTTGAATTCGCCTCGTTAGG AGATCCTACACCGTCTCAGTTCGGTTTCAAATGGGAACCATCGACTAGAGACGAACTGAAAAACTACGAGATTCGCGAACAACTTACCCGAGTTCCTTACCCCAGACATAAAGTTGCCTTTTGGAACGACTACCTCCCGTCGCTGGAACGACTTGCTCGCGGAGAAGAGGACGTTGCCAATCCCACCAACAGACCACCTTTCGACAGCCGATTCCGTGGCG ATCCTACCCAGCCATACCAGTCCATCATGTGGGTGTTGATTGCAGCCATATCCGTTTTGTTGGTGGCCTTCATTTTGAGTTTGGCCAGCATGAGACGCAAAACGCCCCTTGTCTGA
- the LOC124314066 gene encoding serine/threonine-protein kinase 3-like, with product MSSKNELKKLSEESLTRQPEEVFDIICKLGEGSYGSVYKALHKESGQVLAIKQVPVDTDLQEIIKEISIMQQCDSPYVVKYYGSYFKNTDLWIVMEYCGAGSVSDIMRLRKKTLSEVEIATVLLDTLRGLEYLHLRRKIHRDIKAGNILLNSEGHAKLADFGVAGQLTDTMAKRNTVIGTPFWMAPEVIQEIGYDCVADIWSLGITALEMAEGKPPYGDIHPMRAIFMIPTKPPPSFREPDQWSPEFIDFVSRCLVKNPDERATATELLQNEFIGMAQPASILSQMIAEAKEIRENLVYRLSGRNLVESDDDEPDSGTMINASANDRTLVPSQDFYDGTMIGSRTSEGTMIEHCTGTLVPHGRTSGRTMTDDDDLADNLGTMVINTDEEEEDADSTMKRHQTSDGQANKSKYRPLFLDHFEKKDAEKLSVDGGPPAPVSPASTVAQPIPMTPEEQKRFESNLQRQLNQISAGSTVGVIARTVMSAPSQEPAPVAVIPPSILGANAHPENPVKMQRPFMDGDFEFLKFLSFEELQQRMSNLDSEMEREITDLRRRYHAKRQPIQDAIDQKKKRQQNF from the exons ATGTCTTCCAAAAA CGAATTAAAGAAACTGTCTGAGGAGAGTTTGACGAGACAGCCAGAAGAAGTTTTTGATATAATATGCAAATTGGGAGAAGG ATCATATGGCAGTGTTTATAAAGCCCTGCATAAAGAGTCAGGGCAAGTTTTGGCGATCAAACAGGTTCCAGTGGATACAGACCTGCAAGAAATTATAAAAGAAATCTCTATTATGCAGCAATGTGACTCTCCTTATGTAGTAAAATATTATGGgtcatatttcaaaaatacagATCTTTGG ATTGTAATGGAGTATTGTGGCGCTGGATCAGTATCTGACATCATGaggttaagaaaaaaaactttgtctgAGGTTGAAATTGCCACCGTTTTATTGGACACCCTTCGAGGATTAGAGTACCTGCAtttgagaagaaaaatccaTCGAGACATTAAAGCTGGAAACATTCTCTTAAACTCGGAGGGACATGCCAAATTGGCCGATTTTGGAGTAGCGGGCCAATTAACG GATACTATGGCTAAAAGAAATACGGTCATCGGTACACCTTTCTGGATGGCCCCTGAAGTGATCCAAGAAATTGGTTACGATTGCGTGGCCGATATTTGGAGTTTAG GTATCACGGCTTTGGAGATGGCTGAAGGTAAACCGCCTTATGGAGATATTCATCCGATGCGAGCAATATTCATGATTCCAACTAAGCCCCCACCGTCTTTCCGAGAGCCAGATCAGTGGTCCCCCGAATTCATAGACTTCGTCTCCAG gtGCCTTGTCAAAAATCCGGACGAACGTGCTACAGCTACCGAACTccttcaaaatgaattcattGGAATGGCTCAACCGGCTTCCATTCTTAGCCAAATGATAGCTGAAGCCAAAGAAATACGAGAGAATTTGGTGTATCGGTTGAGCGGAAGAAACTTAGTAGAGTCG GATGACGACGAACCCGACAGTGGAACTATGATCAACGCTTCAGCCAACGACAGGACGCTAGTGCCCTCGCAGGATTTTTACGACGGAACTATGATTGGAAGTAGAACCAGCGAGGGTACGATGATCGAACATTGTACCGGAACTCTAGTACCTCACGGCCGGACAAGTGGCCGAACAATGACTGATGACGATGACCTCGCCGATAACTTAGGCACAATGGTCATTAATACcgacgaggaggaagaagacgcTGATTCGACAATGAAGA GACACCAAACTTCGGATGGTCAGGCGAATAAGAGCAAATATCGTCCTTTGTTTCTTgatcattttgaaaagaaggaTGCTGAGAAGCTCTCTGTGGATGGTGGTCCTCCCGCACCAGTTTCACCGGCTTCTACCGTCGCCCAGCCCATTCCCATGACGCCGGAAGAACAAAAACGATTCGAAAGCAACTTGCAGCGCCAGCTGAATCAAATTTCGGCGG GCTCGACGGTTGGCGTGATAGCACGAACAGTAATGTCGGCACCCAGTCAAGAACCGGCTCCAGTAGCTGTTATCCCGCCATCGATTCTTGGCGCCAATGCCCATCCGGAAAATCCCGTTAAAATGCAACGGCCTTTCATGGACGGAGATTTCGAATTC CTCAAGTTCCTGAGCTTCGAAGAACTTCAGCAGAGAATGTCAAACCTGGACTCGGAGATGGAGCGCGAGATTACTGACTTGCGTCGACGCTACCACGCCAAACGCCAGCCGATTCAGGATgccatcgatcagaaaaagaagcgcCAACAAAACTTCTGA
- the LOC124314297 gene encoding uncharacterized protein LOC124314297, translated as MENNSTPEEVKSEPSGRQQPSGADDGRWWSRFKALGHGLLEAVGLRKKNKNPLGEHSESCHLGGEPDHLATQYKHYLLEKLGLTSKDVEEEPSPPAEAQERLEFIE; from the exons ATGGAGAACAACTCGACACCGGAGGAGGTCAAGTCCGAGCCGAGTGGTAGGCAACAGCCGAGTGGGGCTGATGATGGCCGGTGGTGGTCCCGGTTCAAAGCACTTGGTCACGGCCTGCTGGAAGCGGTGGGTCTTCGCAAAAAGAATAA GAATCCATTGGGCGAACATTCGGAATCCTGCCACCTCGGAGGTGAACCTGACCATCTCGCCACGCAGTACAAACATTATTTGCT AGAGAAATTGGGACTGACAAGTAAAGATGTCGAAGAGGAGCCATCGCCACCAGCAGAAGCTCAGGAACGACTCGAGTTTATCGAGTGA
- the LOC124314052 gene encoding cholinesterase-like isoform X1: MGRWIHFWMVGLLFWLAASLAQDPSVVLPQGEIRGVKKPSNKRSTVVAFLGIPYAQPPVGPLRFRMPEKIQPSNKTVVATQFGPACPQPDMDRLKTSEDCLFVNVWVPELPVDLSVKTYPVIVFLEGEMFTQGNPGKYPAEDLAAEGLVVVSVHYRLGIFGFLSLETSETPGNLGLWDQHMALKWVQNNIGKFGGDPSRVTLMGHGSGAASVSMHMVSPTSKGLFERVIVMSGSLFAPWAISHYARDAAQAVAHLIGCRSHSVDEHLLDCLRERDVADILQAFTRHQKDLNTTELFGPVVDSFMPPESAFFGKNPQATLQKGDFDKKMRVMTGVAESEGAGMLSMIRNLARRSYDDLVHLFLTASIPRAVDFYGFRTAWQAVYRTIRYHYYDKVANKDKAGMLQQLLQFYSEAYYKAPHDHFVSGLVRNNVPTYIYRYAYATSDPFNNVLNTTGAPHGSELLYLFGPTVYRQEIGVGFSRQDEAVSDLMKRSWLEFASLGDPTPSQFGFKWEPSTRDELKNYEIREQLTRVPYPRHKVAFWNDYLPSLERLARGEEDVANPTNRPPFDSRFRGDPTQPYQSIMWVLIAAISVLLVAFILSLASMRRKTPLV, encoded by the exons ATGGGCCGATGGATTCATTTCTGGATGGTCGGTCTGCTGTTTTGGCTGGCCGCTAGCTTGGCTCAGGATCCAAGTGTCGTCCTACCCCAGGGCGAGATACGCGGT gtaaaaaaaccttcaaacaaGCGCTCTACCGTTGTCGCTTTCCTCGGCATTCCTTACGCCCAGCCACCTGTAGGACCACTCCGTTTCCGG atGCCTGAAAAGATCCAACCATCGAATAAAACCGTCGTCGCCACCCAATTTGGGCCGGCGTGCCCACAGCCTGACATGGATCGATTGAAAACGTCCGAAGATTGTCTTTTTGTCAATGTTTGGGTTCCAGAA TTACCAGTAGACTTATCGGTCAAGACCTATCCGGTTATTGTGTTCCTGGAGGGTGAAATGTTCACTCAAGGTAATCCTGGCAAGTATCCTGCCGAGGATCTAGCCGCTGAAGGACTTGTCGTCGTCTCCGTTCACTATCGTTTGGGCATATTCG GATTTCTTTCATTGGAGACCTCGGAAACACCAGGCAACCTGGGCCTTTGGGATCAACATATGGCCCTCAAATGGGTTCAGAATAATATAGGCAAATTTGGAGGTGATCCGTCTCGTGTTACACTTATGGGTCATGGATCGGGAGCGGCTAGTGTGTCCATGCACATGGTTTCCCCAACCTCGAAAG GACTGTTTGAGCGAGTCATAGTCATGTCTGGATCGCTTTTTGCTCCGTGGGCTATTTCTCATTATGCGAGGGACGCTGCCCAAGCCGTGGCCCATTTGATTGGCTGTCGCTCTCACAGCGTCGATGAACACTTGCTCGATTGTCTCAGAGAGCGCGACGTCGCCGACATTCTTCAAGCCTTTACTCGTCACCAAAAGGATTTGAACACGACCGAATTGTTTGGACCCGTTGTTGACAGTTTCATGCCACCCGAATCAGCTTTCTTCGGCAAAAACCCTCAAGCTACTTTACAGAAAGGCGATTTTGATAAGAAGATGCGTGTAATGACTGGAGTGGCCGAAAGTGAAGGCGCCGGCATGCTGA gcaTGATTCGCAATCTGGCGCGGCGATCGTACGATGATCTtgtgcatttatttttaacggCTTCGATCCCGCGAGCTGTCGATTTTTACGGTTTCCGTACCGCTTGGCAGGCTGTCTACCGCACGATCCGCTATCACTACTACGACAAGGTGGCCAACAAAGATAAAGCAGGCATGTTGCAGCAGCTGCTCCAGTTCTATTCGGAGGCTTACTACAAGGCGCCTCACGATCATTTCGTCAGTGGTCTGGTCAGAAACAACGTCCCGACTTACATCTACCGTTACGCCTATGCCACTTCCGATCCGTTCAACAACGTTCTCAACACAACAG gAGCTCCCCACGGTTCTGAATTACTGTATCTGTTCGGCCCTACTGTTTACCGTCAGGAGATTGGCGTGGGTTTCAGTCGACAGGATGAAGCCGTCAGCGACTTGATGAAGCGTTCTTGGCTTGAATTCGCCTCGTTAGG AGATCCTACACCGTCTCAGTTCGGTTTCAAATGGGAACCATCGACTAGAGACGAACTGAAAAACTACGAGATTCGCGAACAACTTACCCGAGTTCCTTACCCCAGACATAAAGTTGCCTTTTGGAACGACTACCTCCCGTCGCTGGAACGACTTGCTCGCGGAGAAGAGGACGTTGCCAATCCCACCAACAGACCACCTTTCGACAGCCGATTCCGTGGCG ATCCTACCCAGCCATACCAGTCCATCATGTGGGTGTTGATTGCAGCCATATCCGTTTTGTTGGTGGCCTTCATTTTGAGTTTGGCCAGCATGAGACGCAAAACGCCCCTTGTCTGA